The Fibrobacter sp. UWH6 DNA segment TTATCAGCATGGCCGCGCCTCCATTGTTTTCTATAACGGGGAATACTACGGCATTCATAACATTCGCGAATCCTCCAACAAGAATTATTACCTGGCCAAGTACAATCTGGACGGGGACCAGGTGGACATCTTGAATAGTTCCGCTGAATCTATCACAGGCTCCCCGGTGGATTTCATTGCGTTGACCAACTTCTTGCTTACTAAGACCATGACTGATGAAGATGTGGCCACTGTGAATGAGCAGATGGATTTGAACAATTTCATCAACTACTATGCTGCAGAAATATTTGCAAACAATCGCGACTGGCCCGGCAACAATCGCAAGGTTTGGCGTGGGAGTAGCCCCAAGACTCCCTGGAAGTGGTTCATGTACGATACGGATATGGCCTTTGACAACTCCCAGACTGATAAACAGGAAAACTTGAAGGGCAATATTTTTGAATTCGTGACTGCCGCAAATTCTGGCTGGCCCAACAATCCTGAATTCACTCAGCACTTGCGCATGTTGCTGAAGAATGAAAATTTCAAGGCCGCGTTCATCAACCAGATAGCCGCCATTCTTTGCATGAACTTTAGCGCAGAACGTGTGGTGGCCCGCATGGAAAAATTGAATGGAGCCATCACCGCCGAAGTGTCCCGCGATCAAAAACGCTGGAGCAAGAACGTGGCTACTATGACGGAACATGAAGGCAGAATCAAGACCTTCGCCACCACCCGCCAGGATGTGGTCCGCAAGGAAATGAAGGAACATTTTGCCTTGGGCGAAATGGTGGACGTGACTCTTGCAAGTTCTGGCAATGGCAATGTGCAGGTTCATTACTTGCCGTTGGATAAATCCTCACTGAAGATCAAGTTCTTCAAGGGTACGCCCGTGACGCTTACTGCTGTGCCGAAGGATGGCGGAATATTCATAGGCTGGAGTGATGGCGTCAAGGACGCAACTCGCACCATTGATCCTGAAGACGGCTTGAAGATAACTGCGAACTTTAAGTAGGTCGCTTGACACTTTTGTTGCCATCTTTGAAAAAAAAATTGTAGAATAGTGACTGCAAAAAAGGAGTTTTTATGAAGAATATTTTTGCAAGAATGGGTGTCGCTGTTTTGGTTTCTGCCATGGCTTTTGCATTGAATGCCTGCGGCAGCGATTCGGGTTCCTCGGCAGGAGACGATCCTGGCACTTCCAATGGTAACGTAGAAACCAGTTCCATGATTGATTCCAGAGATGGTCAGAAGTATAAGACCGTAAAGATTGGAAAGATGGTCTGGATGGCGGAAAATATGAATTACAAGACTGCGGCCAGCAAGTGCTATGACGACAAGTCTGAAAACTGCGAAAAGTATGGACGCCTGTATACTTGGAATGACGCCATGAATGCTTGTCCCGGTGGCTGGCATTTGCCTAACAAGGATGAATTTGAAGGTTTGAGAACATTGGCAGGCCAGACTGCCGAAGATATTGAAAAGGCTGGTGTGGTGCTGAAGTCCAAATCGGGTTGGGCAGAGAATGGCAACGGTACGGACGACTTCGGTTTTGGCGCGCTGCCTGCTGGTGATTACGACGGCATTGATGATGGTCTTTTTGACGATGAGGGCAAACGAACTCGCTTTTGGTCTTCTACGGAGGAATCTAGCGGCAACGGGTATTATCTGCGTTTGGGGTACAACTCTGATAACGCCAGCATAAACAGTAGTGACAAGAGAAATGGTCTATCAGTTCGCTGCGTGAAGGACTAGTTTTTATTTGCAGTGTTTCTGTTAGGGACCGCAGTGGCGTAGCCATTCGAACGGGTTTACGTTTTTTGTAAGGCGTTCCCAGAACCCGGTTGAACGAAAAACGCCGGAGGCGTTTATAGCGCAAGGGCCCGGCTGGCGCGAGCCAGCAACAGCCAAAAAAATATTCTAAATTTCGCGCTGTAATTTAATGAGGCGCGCCGCGCCAGAAAAGGGAAAACATGAAGAACACTAATATCCCCGAAGAACAGTTTGTGAAGGCTGCCGCTCAGTTCGGCACCCCGCTTTGGATTTACGACCGCGCAACAATCGAACAGCGTTGCAAGGAAGTGAAGGTTTTTGATAACGTGCGTTTTGCCCAGAAGGCTTGCCCCAACCTCAGCGTGATCTCCCTGGTCCGCAAGCAGGGTTGCGTGGTGGACGCTGTCAGCGCCGGCGAAATTGTCCGCGCTCTCAAGGCCGGCTACAAGGGCGGCTGCGAAAAGGGTAAGGTTCCCGAAATCGTTTACACCGCCGACATCTTCGACAAGGACGCCCTGGAACTGGTGAAGGAACACAACATCGCCGTGAACGTGGGTTCCCCGGACATGATCCAGCAGCTGGCTGATGCCGGTGTGAAGTCCGAGCTGACCATCCGCGTGAACCCGGGTTTCGGTCATGGTCATTCCCGCAAGACCAACACTGGTGGCGATCTTTCCAAGCACGGTATCTGGCACGAACAGATCAAGGACTGCGTAAAGCTTGCCCAGGCAAACGGCATGTGGATCACTGGCCTGCATATGCATATCGGTTCCGGTTCTGACTTTGAACATCTGGCTTCTGTTGCTGAAGCTATGTGCGACGCAAGCCGCCGTCTCGGTTCTCACCTCCGCACCATCAGCGCAGGCGGTGGTCTTCCCATCGAATACCACGAAGAGAACAAGGGCCCGCATATCGACATGGCTGCCTACTATGGCATTTGGGACAAGGCCCGCAAGAAGATCCAGCAGAGCATCGGTCACGACGTTCATCTGGAAGTGGAACCGGGTCGCTACCTGGTTGCAGAAAGCGGTTACCTCATGGCTGAAATCCGCGCTGTCAAGAAGCAGGGCGACAATCTGTTCTACATCGTTGACGCTGGCTTTACCGACCTGGTTCGCCCCAGCTTCTACGGTTCCTACCATCAGATTTCTGTCATCGCCCGCGATGGCCGCGAACTGAACGAAACTGTTGACGCTGTGGTTGGCGGTCCCCTCTGCGAATCCGGTGA contains these protein-coding regions:
- a CDS encoding fibrobacter succinogenes major paralogous domain-containing protein, which encodes MKNIFARMGVAVLVSAMAFALNACGSDSGSSAGDDPGTSNGNVETSSMIDSRDGQKYKTVKIGKMVWMAENMNYKTAASKCYDDKSENCEKYGRLYTWNDAMNACPGGWHLPNKDEFEGLRTLAGQTAEDIEKAGVVLKSKSGWAENGNGTDDFGFGALPAGDYDGIDDGLFDDEGKRTRFWSSTEESSGNGYYLRLGYNSDNASINSSDKRNGLSVRCVKD
- the lysA gene encoding diaminopimelate decarboxylase, whose protein sequence is MKNTNIPEEQFVKAAAQFGTPLWIYDRATIEQRCKEVKVFDNVRFAQKACPNLSVISLVRKQGCVVDAVSAGEIVRALKAGYKGGCEKGKVPEIVYTADIFDKDALELVKEHNIAVNVGSPDMIQQLADAGVKSELTIRVNPGFGHGHSRKTNTGGDLSKHGIWHEQIKDCVKLAQANGMWITGLHMHIGSGSDFEHLASVAEAMCDASRRLGSHLRTISAGGGLPIEYHEENKGPHIDMAAYYGIWDKARKKIQQSIGHDVHLEVEPGRYLVAESGYLMAEIRAVKKQGDNLFYIVDAGFTDLVRPSFYGSYHQISVIARDGRELNETVDAVVGGPLCESGDVFTQEEGGFVVTRKLPKAKVGDLLVLHDAGAYGAAMSSNYNSRRYAAEVMYTNGEMKVVRERQSFEQMLQNDKIIEF